The sequence CCTCTTGGCTAAAGTTCTTATACGCCATCAAACACACCGCCAAGACATCGCCTAAAGCCAGGCTTAGGGTGGTGGAAGTCGTGGGGACTAAGTTAAACCCGCACGCCTCTTTTTTAATTTTTAGCTCTAAATGATGGCTTGCGCTCTTAGCAAGCGAGCTGTTTTTATGTTTGCTCATCGCCACCACGCCGGCGCATTTAATGTAGCGCAGAGCTTCTAAGAGTTCTACACTCTCACCGCCATAGCTGATGGCTAAAATCGCGTCTTTTTCGCCCACAATGCCCATATCCCCGTGCACCGCTTCTGTGGGGTGCAAGAACACCGCCTTCGTGCCAGTGCTGGTGAGCGTGGCGGCGATTTTGTGTCCAATGTGCGCGCTCTTACCCACCCCCATCACCACCACAAGCGGGGCATTGCCCAGCAGCTCTACAATGGGCTTTAGGGTGCTGTGGCTTAAGCCACTCTTGGCATCTTGCAGCGCCTCAATGGCTAAATCTAGGCTCTGTGCAGCAAGGTGGGCGTAGTCCATTATTTACGCACCTCTTTTTTCAGTAGGGCTTTTTTAAGCACGGGAATCAAAGCCCCATAGCCCTCTTTTTCCATGTCCTCTAGGGGGATAAACTTTAAGGCCGCGCTGTTGATACAATAACGCAAGCCCCCAAGCTCTTTAGGTCCGTCCTCAAAGACATGCCCTAAGTGTGCGTGCCCCACACGGCTTTTAACCTCAGTGCGGATGCGGTTGTGGCTGGTGTCCTTGGCATAGCTCACGACTTCCTTTTCAATGGGCTTAGAGAAAGCGGGCCAGCCGCAACCGCTGTCAAATTTATCGGTGGAGAGAAACAAGGGCTCGCCCGTGGTGATGTCTACATAAATCCCCGGCTTGTCTAGCTTGTCGTATTCGTTGTCAAAGGGGCGTTCGGTGTGGCTCTCTTGCGTTACCTTATACTGCAAGTCGGTAAGCTGCTTTTTAAGCTGCTCAAGGCTAGGTTTGTGGTAGTCGTTGGGGTCGATGATGACCTCATCGGCTTTTTTGAGGTCAATGTGGCAATAGCCCCCGGGGTTTTTCTTTAAATAGTCTTGGTGGTATTCCTCTGCCACCACGAAATTTTTTAAAGGCTCTAGCTCAATCCTTATTTTTTCTTTGTAATGGCTTTGTAAATGGGCTAGGGCTTTGGCAATGATGGGCTCATCGGCTTTGTCGGTGTAGTAAATGCCCGTGCGGTACTGCCGCCCCATGTCGTTGCCCTGCTTATTTAAACTCGTGGGGTCGATCACCTTGAAGTAATAGAGCAAGAGTTTATCTAGGCTGATTTTAGACGGGTCAAACTCCACCTTCACGGTCTCGGCGTGGTCGGTGTTGTGTAATTCGTGGTAGTTGGTTTGATCGCTCTTGCCATTGGCATAGCCCACTAGAGCGTCCTTCACCCCATAAATCCTCTCCATATACGCCTCTAAACCCCAAAAGCACCCTCCGGCTAAATAAATTGTGTGCATTTTCACCTCCGCCGCATTTAAGCTTGCCGCCGCCACTAAGCCCAAAACCCACGCTCTCATCAGCTCACAAACACATGGCTTACAATCGCCGGGTATTTTTTGGTGTGCCTAAACAAGGCTTTTCTTAAGAAATTGCGGACGCTTTCGTCTAGGTATTTGTGGTTGCCCAAAATGTCTTGGCGCAAGGCTTTGATGTGAAGGCTCAGCGACCCGTGCAGCTCTTTTAAAAACGCCCTCTCCTCTTGCATGTTTACGATGCCAAGGCTTGTGAGCTTAGAAGCGGGCATTAAATCCTGCCCCTCTTTGGAGATGAAGAGCACCGCGCTTAGTAGCCCAGCGCTGGCGATTTCTTGGCGCTCTTGCACGATTTTTTCGGCAATACTGGTGTTGTTCGTGTTGTCCACATAGCTTTTTCCGCTCTTAATGCTCTTGGTCTTGCGCATGAAGTTAGGATTCACCTCCACTTGGTCGCCATCCTCCATTAGGTAAATGTTCTTTTCAGGGATTCCGCAAGAGATCGCCGTTTCCTTGTGTTTGGCGACATGGTTATACTCGCCATGCACGGGTAAAAAGAATTTGGGCTTGATGAGGCGCAACATTAATTTCTGCTCCTCTTGGGCGGCGTGCCCGCTCACATGCACATCAAAGGCGTGGTGCACGACTTGCGCGTCCTTTTTCATTAATAAATTTAAAATGCTCGACACGCTCGCCTCATTGCCCGGGATCGCCTTAGCCGAAATGATGATCAAATCGCTAGGCTTAATGCTGATGTGGCGGTGCTCATCGGTTGCCATGCGATAAAGCGCGCTCATGGTTTCGCCCTGCGAGCCGGTCGTGACGATAAACACCTCATGGTCGGGGTGTTTCTCCACCTCGTGCGCCTCAATGAAGGTTTTTGAGGGCAGGTGGATGTAGCCTAGCTCTCTAGCGATGTCTAGGTTTTTCTCCATTGAACGCCCGATCACGGCGACTTTGCGGTTATGGTTTAAGGCGTGTTGGATGGCTTGGTAGACGCGGTGGATGTTGGAGGAGAAGGTGCTCATGATCACCCGCCCCTTGGCGTTTTTAAAGAGGTTTTCAAACACGGGCCCCACACTGCTTTCACTGGGCGTAATGCCCGGTTTGTAAGAGTTGGTGCTATCACTGAGTAAGAGCATCACCCCCTGCTCCCCATAGTGCGCTAGGCGGTAAAGGTCGGTGGGGATGTTGTCTACGGGGGTGTGGTCGATCTTAAAATCGCCCGTGTGGATGATGGTCCCCACCTTAGTTTGGATCGCTAGGGCACTTGCGTCTATGATGGAGTGGGTGATGTGTATCCACTCCACGACAAACTCCCCGATTTGGATCGGCTGGCGTTTTTGCACGATTTTAAAGTAGCTTTTGAATTTTTTTAGCCCATGTTCATCAAATTTATTGCCAATCATGCCAAGACTTAAAGGCGTGCCATAAAGGGGGAATTGAAATTCCTTGAAAAGATAGGGCACCGCCCCGATGTGATCCTCGTGGGCGTGGGTGATTAAAACGCCCACGATTTTATCTTTAATGCTGTGTAGGTAGCTAAAATCGGGGATCAAAATATCCACGCCATACATGTCCTCGCTAGGAAAGCTCATCCCAACATCAATGATGATAGCCTGGTTTAGGGTTTCTAGCACCATCATATTGCCCCCAATCTCGCCTAAACCGCCAAGGGGCGTGATTTTCACCCGTGCCTTGACATTTAAATCTAGTTTGTAGTGGGGGTTTAGGTGGTTGATGTGGATTTTATGGTTTGCCTCCACGCCCTGTTTTAATTCTTTATGAAAGCCCAAATTACCCCGCTCGTTGGCTTTGGTGATGTTTTTCACCCCGCTTTGCTCTTGCATGCGGGGGTTGTTGTTGATCGCCTCCCTGCCTTGTTTGATGCGGTTATTAAAGCGGTTTTTATGAAGCCTTTTATTGTTTTGGGGGGCGTTGCCACCTTGGGGGCTTTCTTGATTCTCCCGGACTTCTTGGGCGGGGTTTTCATGGTTTTGGGGGTTTTGGTTATTTTTGTGATTGCCCTCTGCTGGATTGTCTTTAAAGGGATTGTTTTCCATGTGTTGTCCTGTTTATTTTTTTGTGAAAGAATTGCGCCAAACTGACATAGTGGGCGGGTGCCACTTGGTGGGGGCGAGTGGAAAGCTCCAGCCCGCTTTGGGTGAAAAACTCTTGGATTTGCGCCACGGGGTAGGTTTTTTTAAGGTTGTTAAAAAGGGTTTTGCGGTTTGCCTGAAAGCACGCTTTTAACACACTCTCTAAGAAAGCAAGGGGCATGCACTCTTGCTTTGCCTCGCTGGTGGGGGCTTTGAGTAGGCGCATCACGGCAGATTGTACCTTTGGGGGGGGGTTGAAGGCTTTAGGGGGGACTTCAAACAACAACGCGCGCTCAAGACACACACTGGCACTTAAAACGCTCAAAGCCCCGTAGTCGCTTTCATTTGCAGCGGCGCAAAATTTCAGCGCCACTTCCTTTTGCACCATCACCACCATCCCCACGCAAAGCGCATCTTTAAGGCATCTTGTGAGGATCGGCGTGGCAATGTAATAGGGCAAATTGGAAACCAAAAAATAGGGCTTGGGGTGCAAAAAAGCGCACTGAAAGACCCCAAGCCCTCCAATTTGTTGTTTCTCTCCATCCTTGACCCCTTTGTTTTGCATCACATCGCCCACAACCAAGTCCAAACGCCCCGCCAATGCCCCTAAAACCGGTTTCAACCTTTGGGCTAAACGGGTATCTACCTCGTAGGCTAACAAACTTTTGGGTGGCTTTAACCTGCTAAGCAGTCGGCTTGTCAAATCTCCCAAGCCAACCCCTATTTCCACAACTTGCACGGCATCGGCAAAGTGGGCGTGGGGGATGGATTGCAAGATCTGCTCTAAATAGTGCGGGTCGTGCAAAAAATGCTGCCCCAAAAGTGCCATAATTTCACTTTAAAAACTTTTAGCTATTTTAACATGGGCTAGCTTAAGGGCTAGACTTTGCAAAAAAAGGGGTTTTATGTTTGTGTGTGCAGGTAACACAGAGAGTTTTGCTTGCGCTAAAAGTGTGGGCGTGGGTTTGGTGCAAAGCACTTTAAATTTAAGCCGCCTATGTCTGCTTGAAAAGCCTAAAGAGATCATTTTTATCGGCACAGCGGGCAGTTACGATTTTTCTATGCCCCTTTTAAGTCTTTTTATCAGCCACCAAGCTACGCAAATTGAAGAGAGTTTTACATTAAAGCATAGCTACACCCCCCTAGACAATGGTGTGCAAGCGCAAGCGCAACCAACTTTAGATTTACCGATAGCCCTTGTCAATAGCAGCAACTACATACACACAGACGCCGACTTCTCTAAAGCCATGTGCCACGCGGGTATTTTGTTAGAAAACATGGAGTTTTTTGGCGTGCTTAGTGTGGCACAATGTTATGGCCTGCCATGTTTTGGGGTGTTTTGTGTTACCAACTACACCAACGCCCACGCCCATAGGGATTTTATAGCAAACCACGAGCGCGCTAAAGAGCGTTTGGAAGGGCTCATCAACCAACTTAAAAAGGAACAAAATGACTAACGAGTCGGAAAACACACCGCATTTTCACGCCCTGATCCCCTTTGGGATCTTCATTGGGATTTACCTAGGCACAGGGTTTTATTTAGAATTTAGCGGGGTGAAAATGGGCTTTTACAAACTACCCGGACCTGTGGCGGCGATGGTGGGGGTGGCGGCCGCCTTTATGCTCTTTAAAGGAAGCTTGGAGCAGAAGTTCAACGACTTTTTAAGTGGCTGTGGGGATAAAAACATCATGACCATGTGCGTGATTTACCTACTTGCCGGGGCGTTTGCGGTGGTGAGCAAGGCGATGGGGGGGGTGGATGCGACCGTGAATTTGGGGATCACCTACATACCCCCACAATATCTAGCCGCCGGGATTTTTGCCATGGCGTCCTTCATTTCTTTGGCGATTGGCACGAGCGTGGGGGCGATTGTCGCCTTGGGCCCCATTGCCGTAGGGTTAGCTGAGGAAGGGCATTTGTCCTTAGCCTTGGTCCTAGCCGCTCTTATGGGTGGGGCGATGTTTGGGGACAATTTGTCCATCATCTCGGACACCACGATCGCCAGCACCCGCACGCAAGATGTCGGCATGCAGGACAAGTTTAAAATCAACCTTTACATTGCCCTACCGGCGAGCGTATTGACCCTAATCTTGCTCTTGATTTGGGGGCAGCCCCCCCACGCCACGCCCGTGCATGCCCACAGCTATGAACTCATCAAAACCCTGCCCTATGTCTTTGTGTTGGTGTTGGCACTCTTGGGGGTCAATGTCTTTTTGGTGCTCTTTAGTGGGATCGCGCTTTCAGGCGGGATTGGGCTTTATGGGGGGCATTTTACTTGGCTCTCTTTAGGGCAAGAAGTTTATAAGGGTTTTTCAAGCATGCAAGAGATTTTTTTGCTCTCTTTGCTTACGGGCGGGCTTGCTTACATGGTGGATAAAGAGGGGGGGGTGGCGTGGATCATCTCTAAGATCGAGGGTTGTATTAAGGGCGCAAAGAGCGCGAAAGTGGGCATTGCGGCGTTGGTGAGCCTTGTGGATTTAGCAGTGGCGAACAACACCGTGGCGATCGTGATTGTGGGGGCGATCAGCAAGAAAATCAGTTTAAAATTTGGGGTGGATCGGCGGGAAAGTGCGGTGATTTTAGATGTTTTTTCGTGCGTTTTTCAAGGGATTATCCCCTATGGAGCGCAAATGTTGATTTTGCTTAGTTTTGCCAAAGAACATGTTGGGTTTTTAGAAGTGGCGGGGTTTTTGTGGTATCAAGGGCTCCTAGGGCTTTTTACTTTTCTTTATATTTTTTGGGGGGCGTATAGTCAAGTGGTTTTAAAAAGACTGCCCCCCAAATAGTTATTTTTTATTCACTTTGTGGTACTCGTAAATGAAAGGCACGCCCTTGATAAGCCCCGTGTCTAAGACCTTTTTGGTTACCTTTTCCACTTCTTGGACTTTGTCATCGGGGGCATCTGCCACTTTGTAGGCGGTGGCGTAAACTTTTTGCAACAAGTCCACTTTATCCCTCGTGTTGTGGGCTTTTTTGACTTGCTTTAAGATGTCGGCGGCTTTGAGCGTGGATTCATGCCCTAAAAAGCCCACCAAGACCATGTGCACATTGGCTTCTTTCAAGCGTTTGTCGATCTGCTCCAATTCGTGGTGGCAGTGCGGACACATGGGGTCAGAGATGATGTAGAGATTCTTTTTCACCCCGGGGGTGGTGGATTTTAAGTCAATGGTGTAGCCTTGGGGCAAGCCTTCAAAAAGGGCATTTAGGGCTGCGCTATTTTGCTGTTTAAAGTTGTAGCTTTGGGTGTCGTGGTAGATCTGTTGCACGAACTCGGTGTCTTGTTTGCTCTTGCTAAAAAAGATATTCGTAAGTCCTAATACCAAATCCCCATTTTTATTCACCAACAAAGGGATTTTATATTTTGTGTCGGGGTCTTCCACCACCACCACTTGAAACTCCCTATTAGACTTTAGGGACTTAACCTCTAGCACGCTGACTTTTTTATGGATTTGTTTGTCGATGAGATCCACCACAGCCTGCCCTACCCTGCTCTCAACCGCCCCCACAAGCCCCACACACAAACTCAAAGCACAGAAAAATCTACGCATATCTTCCTCTTTATAAAATTAAAATTCAGCCGCCCATTCTAGCATTAAAAGCCTAATAAAAATCTTGCTGCGCTATAATGCCGCCTATGCTGGATTGGTTAGTCTACATGAGCGATCGCCATGTGCAGGGTTTTTTACTGCTCTTTTTGCGCTTAAGTGGGGTGGTCGCGCTCTTTCCCTTTTTTGACAATAATTTGATCCCGGTGTCTGTGCGTGGGGCTTTGAGCTTTTTTTTAACTCTGGTCTTTTATCCCTCCATGCCCCCTAGTCCCGTGTTTTTGCGGGCTGAGGATTTTTTAATCGCTTGCTGTGCAGAGGCATTTTTGGGGCTGTGCGCCTCTTTCTTTTTGCATGTCATCTTTAACGCCATCGCCTTTGCCACAGACACGATCAGCTTTTCCATGGGGCTTACCATGGCAAGTGCCTATGACCCCGTTTCAGGAGCGCAAAAGGCAGTGGTGGGGCAGGTGGTCCTACTCTTAGCCATTTTAACCATGCTCCAAACCTCTATGCACCACTTGGTGATCTTGTGGGTGCAACACAGCCTAGAGCAAGTCCCCTTAGGGGGCTTTGTGCTCTCTAACCACATCGTTAAAGCGAGTGTGCAAGCCTTGGGGCATTTATTTGTCGTGGGCTTTAGCATGGCATTTCCTGTTTTGGCGATCGTGATGTTTAGCGACATTGTCTTTGGCATGATCATGAAAACCCACCCGCAGTTTAATTTGCTCGCAGTGGGTTTTCCCCTTAAAATTGCGATCGCCTTGATCGGGCTGATCTTGGTTTTAGGCGCGATCATGCACCGCTTTAAAGATGAATTGTTACAGGCATTCCAAGCGATCACAAAATTATTTTAAAGGCAGAACATGGATTTAATCGCATTTTCCAAAGCTTTAGAAATCGGGTTAAATTTGCCCAAAATCCCCCTAGAAGTGCAAGAAGTGGCGTTGCAAGAGGCACACGGGCGTATTTTGGCAGTAGATTTGCACGCCAAAGACCCTTTGCCAAAAGCCACAAACTCCGCCATGGATGGCTTTGGCTTGCGGCTAGAGGATTTGGGGCAAACTCTACCCATTGCTAAAACTCTTTATGCAGGCAGCCCCCTAGACACCTTACCCCCTAAGGCGTGCGCAAAAATCATGACCGGTGCACTCGTGCCCGATGAGGTGGATGTTATCGTGCCTTGGGAGAAAATGCAAAGTTACAACGAAACCCACGCCACAGCCCCTTTAGGTTTTAAAAAGGGGGCAAATATCCGCTATGAGGGAGAAAACATTAAAGTCGGGGATTTACTCTTAAGCAAGGGCACACGCCTAAAAACGGGGCACATGGCTTTGCTTGCCTCGCAAGGGCTAGCCACTTTAAGCGTTTTTAAAAAATTGAAAGTAGGGGTGTTTAGCAGCGGCGATGAGGTTGTGCCTTTAGGCAGTGTTGCTAAGCCACACCAAATTTACGACACAAACGGGGTTGTATTGGTGGCAATGCTACAAAATTTGGGCTTTGAAGCCACGCATTTAGGGCATTTGCCCGACAATTTGCAAGAGCAAAGCGCACGCTTAAAAGAGGCGTTGGCTTACGATGTGCTCATTAGCAGTGCCGGGGTGAGTGTGGGCGATAAGGATCATTTTAAAGAGGCTTTGGCGCACTTGGGCGCAAAAATCCACTACCACGGGGTGCATGTCAAACCGGGTAAACCTATTTTATGCGCCAGTGTGGGGACAACACGCATCTTTGGCATGCCGGGCAACCCCTTAAGTTGTGTGCTGACTTTTTTAGCCCTTGTGCGCCCCGTGCTTTGCAAACAAGCCGGCAGCCACACACAAGAACCCCCCATTAAGGCACGCCTCAAAAGCCCCTTAAATTTAAAGGGGCAACGCACGTATTTAATTTTAGGACAGCTAGAAAATGGGGTCTTCACGCCCTACAAAGACAACGCCTACGGGGCGGGGGCGATCGATGCGCTGAGTGGCGCAAATGCTATGGCTTGTTTGCAAGGGGGGGAGCAAGAGGT is a genomic window of Helicobacter sp. NHP19-012 containing:
- a CDS encoding ribonuclease J, whose product is MENNPFKDNPAEGNHKNNQNPQNHENPAQEVRENQESPQGGNAPQNNKRLHKNRFNNRIKQGREAINNNPRMQEQSGVKNITKANERGNLGFHKELKQGVEANHKIHINHLNPHYKLDLNVKARVKITPLGGLGEIGGNMMVLETLNQAIIIDVGMSFPSEDMYGVDILIPDFSYLHSIKDKIVGVLITHAHEDHIGAVPYLFKEFQFPLYGTPLSLGMIGNKFDEHGLKKFKSYFKIVQKRQPIQIGEFVVEWIHITHSIIDASALAIQTKVGTIIHTGDFKIDHTPVDNIPTDLYRLAHYGEQGVMLLLSDSTNSYKPGITPSESSVGPVFENLFKNAKGRVIMSTFSSNIHRVYQAIQHALNHNRKVAVIGRSMEKNLDIARELGYIHLPSKTFIEAHEVEKHPDHEVFIVTTGSQGETMSALYRMATDEHRHISIKPSDLIIISAKAIPGNEASVSSILNLLMKKDAQVVHHAFDVHVSGHAAQEEQKLMLRLIKPKFFLPVHGEYNHVAKHKETAISCGIPEKNIYLMEDGDQVEVNPNFMRKTKSIKSGKSYVDNTNNTSIAEKIVQERQEIASAGLLSAVLFISKEGQDLMPASKLTSLGIVNMQEERAFLKELHGSLSLHIKALRQDILGNHKYLDESVRNFLRKALFRHTKKYPAIVSHVFVS
- a CDS encoding disulfide isomerase gives rise to the protein MRRFFCALSLCVGLVGAVESRVGQAVVDLIDKQIHKKVSVLEVKSLKSNREFQVVVVEDPDTKYKIPLLVNKNGDLVLGLTNIFFSKSKQDTEFVQQIYHDTQSYNFKQQNSAALNALFEGLPQGYTIDLKSTTPGVKKNLYIISDPMCPHCHHELEQIDKRLKEANVHMVLVGFLGHESTLKAADILKQVKKAHNTRDKVDLLQKVYATAYKVADAPDDKVQEVEKVTKKVLDTGLIKGVPFIYEYHKVNKK
- the fliR gene encoding flagellar biosynthetic protein FliR, producing the protein MLDWLVYMSDRHVQGFLLLFLRLSGVVALFPFFDNNLIPVSVRGALSFFLTLVFYPSMPPSPVFLRAEDFLIACCAEAFLGLCASFFLHVIFNAIAFATDTISFSMGLTMASAYDPVSGAQKAVVGQVVLLLAILTMLQTSMHHLVILWVQHSLEQVPLGGFVLSNHIVKASVQALGHLFVVGFSMAFPVLAIVMFSDIVFGMIMKTHPQFNLLAVGFPLKIAIALIGLILVLGAIMHRFKDELLQAFQAITKLF
- a CDS encoding purine-nucleoside phosphorylase, coding for MFVCAGNTESFACAKSVGVGLVQSTLNLSRLCLLEKPKEIIFIGTAGSYDFSMPLLSLFISHQATQIEESFTLKHSYTPLDNGVQAQAQPTLDLPIALVNSSNYIHTDADFSKAMCHAGILLENMEFFGVLSVAQCYGLPCFGVFCVTNYTNAHAHRDFIANHERAKERLEGLINQLKKEQND
- the msrB gene encoding peptide-methionine (R)-S-oxide reductase MsrB, yielding MHTIYLAGGCFWGLEAYMERIYGVKDALVGYANGKSDQTNYHELHNTDHAETVKVEFDPSKISLDKLLLYYFKVIDPTSLNKQGNDMGRQYRTGIYYTDKADEPIIAKALAHLQSHYKEKIRIELEPLKNFVVAEEYHQDYLKKNPGGYCHIDLKKADEVIIDPNDYHKPSLEQLKKQLTDLQYKVTQESHTERPFDNEYDKLDKPGIYVDITTGEPLFLSTDKFDSGCGWPAFSKPIEKEVVSYAKDTSHNRIRTEVKSRVGHAHLGHVFEDGPKELGGLRYCINSAALKFIPLEDMEKEGYGALIPVLKKALLKKEVRK
- a CDS encoding molybdopterin molybdotransferase MoeA — protein: MDLIAFSKALEIGLNLPKIPLEVQEVALQEAHGRILAVDLHAKDPLPKATNSAMDGFGLRLEDLGQTLPIAKTLYAGSPLDTLPPKACAKIMTGALVPDEVDVIVPWEKMQSYNETHATAPLGFKKGANIRYEGENIKVGDLLLSKGTRLKTGHMALLASQGLATLSVFKKLKVGVFSSGDEVVPLGSVAKPHQIYDTNGVVLVAMLQNLGFEATHLGHLPDNLQEQSARLKEALAYDVLISSAGVSVGDKDHFKEALAHLGAKIHYHGVHVKPGKPILCASVGTTRIFGMPGNPLSCVLTFLALVRPVLCKQAGSHTQEPPIKARLKSPLNLKGQRTYLILGQLENGVFTPYKDNAYGAGAIDALSGANAMACLQGGEQEVLVWLLP
- a CDS encoding KpsF/GutQ family sugar-phosphate isomerase, encoding MDYAHLAAQSLDLAIEALQDAKSGLSHSTLKPIVELLGNAPLVVVMGVGKSAHIGHKIAATLTSTGTKAVFLHPTEAVHGDMGIVGEKDAILAISYGGESVELLEALRYIKCAGVVAMSKHKNSSLAKSASHHLELKIKKEACGFNLVPTTSTTLSLALGDVLAVCLMAYKNFSQEDFAKSHPGGLLGKKMHLRVKDIYRTTNLPLVDANCCLHEALLEATAKGLGNALLVDSGGHLVGVLSDGDIRRALLQPENFDLNAPAKNYATLKPRIITDLDMLVVEALELIEQTQISLLVVCDSKNQVLGVLHLHTLLSLGLGS
- a CDS encoding Na+/H+ antiporter NhaC family protein, yielding MTNESENTPHFHALIPFGIFIGIYLGTGFYLEFSGVKMGFYKLPGPVAAMVGVAAAFMLFKGSLEQKFNDFLSGCGDKNIMTMCVIYLLAGAFAVVSKAMGGVDATVNLGITYIPPQYLAAGIFAMASFISLAIGTSVGAIVALGPIAVGLAEEGHLSLALVLAALMGGAMFGDNLSIISDTTIASTRTQDVGMQDKFKINLYIALPASVLTLILLLIWGQPPHATPVHAHSYELIKTLPYVFVLVLALLGVNVFLVLFSGIALSGGIGLYGGHFTWLSLGQEVYKGFSSMQEIFLLSLLTGGLAYMVDKEGGVAWIISKIEGCIKGAKSAKVGIAALVSLVDLAVANNTVAIVIVGAISKKISLKFGVDRRESAVILDVFSCVFQGIIPYGAQMLILLSFAKEHVGFLEVAGFLWYQGLLGLFTFLYIFWGAYSQVVLKRLPPK
- the rsmA gene encoding 16S rRNA (adenine(1518)-N(6)/adenine(1519)-N(6))-dimethyltransferase RsmA, whose amino-acid sequence is MALLGQHFLHDPHYLEQILQSIPHAHFADAVQVVEIGVGLGDLTSRLLSRLKPPKSLLAYEVDTRLAQRLKPVLGALAGRLDLVVGDVMQNKGVKDGEKQQIGGLGVFQCAFLHPKPYFLVSNLPYYIATPILTRCLKDALCVGMVVMVQKEVALKFCAAANESDYGALSVLSASVCLERALLFEVPPKAFNPPPKVQSAVMRLLKAPTSEAKQECMPLAFLESVLKACFQANRKTLFNNLKKTYPVAQIQEFFTQSGLELSTRPHQVAPAHYVSLAQFFHKKINRTTHGKQSL